The Prevotella sp. E9-3 genome has a window encoding:
- a CDS encoding SusE domain-containing protein, whose translation MKAIQYILRAGVACFCAAVALTSCNKDPEYYEPVSYPDEMHVACSVTDITLNKAQAKENAITLTWSSIHSPLSADDSISYMVCFYSASDKEQKSDYIETTETTLTLTHDELNSIVARWVLPGNEIKVTAQVLGVVHNEYTYVKPEISTVDFTVVGYEKYPPYLYLHIVEDGTAKPELKMEQRQLGTGIYEVTVPNLTICDYYFTTVSQAAYPSYEKAEDGSLKYVESGDATNPNYSMFTNEEIGSRTFIVDVNTEYNDCRVLDFIQLPTPGQIWIVGDGTSVGWNPNNANGKMEMVGSAREPYIYAWTGEFVAGKEFKIGLGTDYSGLFFFAPEANLDPLTDHRLAEPRLQDQGGDMKWVPSVSGKYTLKLYLLRSDLHTSFEPAE comes from the coding sequence ATGAAAGCAATACAATATATTTTGCGTGCCGGTGTAGCTTGCTTCTGTGCGGCTGTAGCACTCACTTCTTGCAACAAAGATCCAGAGTACTACGAACCAGTCAGCTATCCTGATGAGATGCATGTGGCTTGTTCTGTGACAGATATTACGCTTAACAAAGCTCAGGCTAAAGAAAATGCTATCACCTTGACATGGAGCAGTATCCATAGTCCACTTTCAGCTGATGATTCCATTTCTTATATGGTATGCTTCTATTCAGCTTCCGATAAAGAACAGAAGTCTGACTATATTGAGACAACTGAGACCACTCTCACCTTGACACATGATGAATTGAACTCTATTGTGGCTCGTTGGGTGTTGCCTGGAAATGAAATAAAGGTTACCGCTCAGGTTTTGGGCGTTGTGCACAACGAATACACTTATGTAAAACCCGAAATCTCAACAGTCGATTTCACTGTTGTTGGTTACGAGAAATATCCTCCTTACCTCTATCTTCACATTGTTGAGGATGGTACTGCTAAGCCTGAACTGAAGATGGAACAGCGTCAGCTGGGTACCGGTATCTACGAGGTAACAGTTCCTAACCTCACTATCTGTGACTATTACTTTACCACTGTTTCTCAGGCTGCTTATCCTTCTTATGAGAAGGCTGAGGACGGATCGCTGAAGTATGTTGAATCAGGTGATGCAACCAATCCTAACTATTCTATGTTCACAAATGAAGAGATTGGTAGCCGTACTTTCATTGTTGATGTGAATACTGAATACAATGACTGTCGCGTGCTCGATTTCATTCAATTGCCCACTCCCGGACAAATCTGGATTGTTGGCGATGGTACTTCTGTAGGCTGGAATCCCAACAATGCCAACGGTAAGATGGAAATGGTGGGCTCTGCCCGTGAGCCTTACATCTATGCATGGACAGGCGAATTCGTTGCTGGAAAGGAATTTAAGATTGGTTTGGGTACCGACTATAGTGGTTTGTTCTTCTTCGCTCCTGAGGCAAATCTCGATCCTCTTACTGATCACCGATTGGCTGAGCCACGTCTCCAAGATCAGGGAGGTGATATGAAGTGGGTTCCTTCTGTGTCGGGTAAATATACACTGAAGCTCTATCTGCTACGCAGCGATCTGCACACCTCATTTGAGCCTGCTGAATAA
- a CDS encoding family 43 glycosylhydrolase — MNIFNRISLSIVLGVCTLMGVYAQGVTYSNPVIKKSLPDPSVVQAPDGYFYLYATEDTHNVPIYKSKDLVKWRYAGTAFTDATRPMDFVPNGAIWAPDINYVDGKYILYYSKSEWGKTWECGIGVAVSDRPNGGFHDAKKLFISSEMDLENCIDPFYIEDGDKKYLFFGSFHDIYGIELTEDGLGIKEGATKFKIAGGLIEATMIVKHDNWFYLIGSAGSCCEGANSTYRLVVARSRRVTGPYLDRNGKTAIGDNMSLMLDKSDKVYGPGHCSEFVTDEAGQTWVLYHGFQADNVDAGRVTYLDRIIWDDKGWPTIKNGKPSVSAEAPIFDGRSGINDQRQTKDNSYMILPIDGSNMYRIDSPDDSPFSWSVYSLKGVKLSSGRSKGTAIVDASSQGKGICIIKVNGVSGSISEKVVM; from the coding sequence ATGAATATTTTCAATAGAATTAGTTTGAGTATAGTCCTTGGCGTATGCACCCTTATGGGTGTGTACGCTCAAGGCGTTACTTATTCCAACCCTGTTATTAAGAAAAGCTTGCCCGATCCTTCTGTCGTTCAGGCTCCAGATGGTTATTTTTATCTGTATGCAACTGAGGATACCCATAATGTACCCATTTACAAGTCTAAAGATTTGGTAAAGTGGCGTTATGCCGGTACTGCATTTACAGATGCTACTCGTCCAATGGATTTTGTGCCAAATGGTGCAATTTGGGCTCCAGACATTAACTATGTAGATGGTAAATATATACTCTATTACTCTAAGTCAGAGTGGGGTAAGACATGGGAGTGCGGCATTGGTGTCGCAGTTTCTGATCGTCCCAATGGCGGCTTTCACGATGCAAAGAAACTGTTCATCTCTTCTGAGATGGATTTGGAAAACTGTATCGACCCCTTCTATATTGAAGATGGTGACAAGAAATATCTTTTCTTTGGTTCATTCCATGATATCTATGGTATTGAGCTTACAGAAGACGGATTGGGTATCAAAGAAGGTGCAACAAAGTTCAAGATTGCCGGAGGACTTATTGAGGCTACTATGATTGTAAAGCACGATAACTGGTTCTATCTCATCGGTTCTGCCGGTTCTTGTTGCGAAGGTGCAAATAGTACTTATCGTCTGGTAGTGGCCCGTTCACGTCGTGTTACAGGTCCTTATCTTGATCGTAATGGAAAAACAGCTATTGGTGATAATATGTCATTGATGCTTGATAAAAGCGATAAAGTATATGGTCCTGGTCACTGTTCTGAGTTTGTTACCGATGAGGCTGGACAGACCTGGGTTCTCTATCATGGCTTCCAAGCCGACAATGTTGATGCAGGTCGAGTAACTTATCTGGATCGTATTATCTGGGATGATAAAGGATGGCCTACTATTAAGAATGGCAAGCCCTCTGTATCTGCTGAGGCTCCTATCTTTGATGGCCGCTCAGGAATTAATGATCAGCGTCAGACAAAAGATAATAGCTATATGATTCTGCCTATTGATGGCAGTAACATGTATCGCATAGATAGTCCCGATGATTCACCTTTTTCATGGTCAGTTTATTCATTGAAAGGCGTGAAGCTGTCCAGCGGCCGATCTAAGGGAACTGCAATCGTTGATGCTTCATCACAAGGAAAAGGTATTTGCATAATAAAGGTAAACGGAGTTTCAGGTTCAATTAGCGAAAAGGTTGTCATGTAA